GAGACATCTGATAGACTTCTGTTACAATTTTCGAAGAAAGTAAGTGGAAACTAATAATGCAGATATTTTTCATTTGATCCCTGAGTGGAGTTCCTAGAATGCTGCATCCTTTAGTAGCCACATACCCAGTCCTTCTTACCCTCCCTGTCTATCAAAATAACACTCCTAGTCATTGCTGCCTTTTGAGGTGTTGTGGAGGCTCTCGTAACCTGAAAGGTTGTTCTTTTCATCTCACGCCCTTATTTATATTCTTGAGGCTTGGCAAGTCAGCCAGCACTGGGTTTTTAAAGTGTCATTAAGTATATGATTTGACCACAGAGCAAGGGTGGAGATTTTATCTACTCCAAAGTATTTCAAATGAGTGAGTCCAGATTATTTAGTGAGACTCTTTTACTTCTCCAATAATAATGCCATCTTATTTGAATAAAGCAGTTATTCAAAGCCTCTTTTAGATACTAGACTTAAGAATCTGCTGAAATCTAAGGAGCTATTCCTGagaaaaatgcacataaataATTTTGCATATAAACTCAGACTATTTGTGGATCTGCTTCAGAATATCTGGTACAGAGAATTACCCTTCAAAGTGTTACTGTACACACTTTGAATAGTTGAAGCCTTcgtaggtttttaaaattttgttatatgGCAAATTTCTTTTCACTGGTATTTGTTATAGTGGAATATATTCCTGTGTTCCTCCTTACTgatttaacctttaaaaatatttttctggggccgggcgcagtggctcacacctgtaatcccagcactttgggaggctgaggcaggtggatcacgagatgaggagtttgagactagcctggccaacatggagaaaccccatctctactaaaaatacaaaacttagctgggcgcggtggcacacacgtgtaatcccagctactcgggaggctgagtcaggagaatcacttgaacccgggaggcggaggttgtagtgagctgagatcacaccattgcactctagcttgggcaaccaagcgagactctatctaaaataaaaataaaaaataaaaaaaattaaatttttttctgttcctaaaGCAACATTCAGAAGTGAAACTACTGGTTtgtatacagtttttttttttacatttgctatCTTTGGGATTGTTtgatttattaagtacctactcaGTAGTTGAAAACACTGTCagatatattacataattttcaTTCACTGTAGTAATTATATGGTATAAATACAGTTGTCCCTCGGTATCttcaggggattggttccaggacccttgTGTATACCCAAATTCATACATACTCAAGTCCCAAAGTCCACCCTGTGGAACCAGCATATATGGAAAGTCAGCTCTCTGTATTCACCGGATGTGAAACATCACATCTCacaaatacagtatttatttctttatttctcacaAGCTTTTTCCTCTTTAAGGAGCAGGCAGAcctgtattttttattgcttttggtATAAGTGGATCTGTGCAATTCAAAGCTGTTTCCTTCAAGGGTCAACTGCAGTAGTATTCCCGTCTTATAAATAAAGACACTGGAGGCTGAGAGGTTAAGCAAGCTGGCTAAGATAATACTAATAGGTAATAGGTCAAGATTGGAACCCAGATCGTCCCCTCCCACAGTCTGTGGTCTTTTCAGAAactaattttcattaaaaaaaaaaatacagatatctGTCTTATCATAGCAAAGTTCACctttaataataacaaaacacaaaatatatacacacaaacataactttaaagaaaattacGATGAAAGAGaaactgccaggcacagtggctcacgcatgtaatcccagcattttgggaggctgaggcgggcggatcacgaggtcaggagttcgagaccagcctggtcaacatgctgaaaccctgtctctactaagaatacaaaaattagccaggcgtggtgactcgtgcctgtaatcccagctactcgggaggctgaggcaggagaatcacttgagtccggggggtgtaggttgcagtgagccgagatcgtgccattgcactccagcctgggtgacaagaacaagactccgtctcaaaaaaaaaaaaaaaaaagttaagatgaAAGAGAAACTATACCTAATGTCCTGCTAATTCTGGCAAATCAAACTAGGAATTTTACCACATTTCTTCACAACTCAATATTAAACAGAAGCCATGGTGGTATGAAGGGAGAAAAGCTGCTATGAAAGAAGGAACAGAAAAGTTTAGGGAGGTAGCTATTAGGATAAGTGTATATGTTAGAGTGTGGGACTCAAACCTGACTGATTCCTGGCTTTGGCTCCAAAAAGTCTCTTAAAAATCCATTTGTTATAGGTAAGTGTTAACAGCAAAACCTCACTGGAGAAAAATAGTGGACTCGTGACTTCTTCCTTTATTTGGTTACAGGGAGACATGTGACCTTTGTCATCCACCCTATCACGTTTGTGTTGAGCAGTATGGGTTGTGGGAAAGAGCTCAAGAATGCTTGGAATTAACCTAAACTCCTAGAAAAGGAActgaaaatataggagaaaagggtgaagaaaagaggaaaggaaatggagGTCTGTATTGAACCCTGGGTAGCAACTCTTGAgcgaagaaagaggaaaaaggggaAAGAGGGGAGCTAAATTATCTCTGAGGCAACTCAGTCTCATGGTTGCCTGAACTAGTCTATACTGCGGGAATAAGGTAGACGCCACTGGTTTCTTTGAAGTACCAGTGCGCTTCTTGCTTTCTATTCCTGGTCACAGACAAATTTATCAGTAGtgcagtttcttctttttaagcttcatttaaataattattagtaGCACTTGGACCTTAGGTTAGGAAATCACTGTTTAATGACTTAAAGATTAACCGGCATGGAAATCCCATTCTTTATATGATTGGGGAGAGTTATTGAACTTGAGATTGTTTTACTTTGTAGCAATGTCTAAAggcagatttgttttgttttgttttgtttttgaggcggggtttcgctcttgttgcccaggctggagtgcaatggtgcaatcttgtctcacccgcaacctctgcctcccaggttgaagtagcagggattacaggcatgtgccaccacgcccagctaattttctatttttagtagagacgtggtttctccatattgatcaggctggtctcaaactcctgacctcaggtgagccacccacctcggcctcccaaagtgctgggattacaggtgtcagccaccgcacctggcctaaaggcAGATTTTTAAAGGTGGAACATAATGCAAGTCTGCCTTTCTTAGGATGATCTAAGTTACATGTTAATAAAGTTCTTGGAGATCTAGCATAGAATGCATTCAGCACTGTAAATCACAACTTAATGTTTGCCTCGATATGCTCTGTTGCTCTGAGCAAGTTGTGTGGGCTGTTATCTCCTGAGAAATCCCTGTAAATGGTATTAGTAATACTTTATAAGCAGGTTGGGAGAATATAGTTTTCTAAGGCATTTTGAAATTCTTAGATGAAAGGGTCTTTATGTAGCAAATTGGTGTCAGCCTATTTTCCTTCCTCTGAGCCAGAAGAAAATAGGCACCATAGGGTGGGAAGGGTTGGCTTATCTGTTAGAGTTCTTTTGTAAGTagcttttgttgaattttttttttgagatggagtctcgctctgtcgcccaggctggagtgcagtggcgcgatcttggctcactgcaagctccgtctcctgggttcaggctagtctcctgcctcagcctccagagtagctgggactacaggcgcctgcaaccacgcccggctaattttttgtatttttagtagagacggggtttcaccgtgttagccaggacggtcttgatctcctgacctcgtgatccgcccgcctcagcctcccaaagtgctgggattacaggcgtgagccaccgtgcccggctgcttTTGTTGAATTTAAAGTGGATGTGAGAAGCTCCTAAGAATATCGTTCACTGTAAAAGCAGACTTTTTTGGATTTGGGTCTTGGAATTCTTAACTGTATTTTCACCTAAGATTTAAAACAAGTTCAAATACTAGTTTGTAATTGGCCAGACTAGGGACAGATACGATCCTTGAATGATCCTGGGTCTCAACttacctttctttcatttttcctttattttagaaGAGGGATAAGAACTTTTTCTGAAGAGCAGTCAACTTTTCCTTTCAGTGTGTAGGATTAATTCCACGAATCTGTGAACTTAAATCTTTGCTGCCAAATAACTTGCAGTAGATGCTGGGATagttttaaatctattttaagtTATACATTCAGTACATAAGTGCATCTCCGTGTAAAAACAGCTATGTTTGGAAGATCTAAAACgcagcttttgtttttgagaagccAACAATCTAATAGGGTAGGATCATATATATGTACAACTAACCGTAATGCATGGTGTTTTGAAAAATGCACGTATCTCCCTGAATTACCCctagttaataaaataattgggAGCAAATGGTAATATAAGGATTTTGGAGTAACTTAATACTACTAGATTTTGCTGTTTATACATTTACAAAAAACTTTCTGCTAATGCTAAAGAAATAGAACAAGTCTATATGCATAAAGGAAGGTAGGGCTAATTTACTTCCTGGTGCTATGAAACTGGCAATTGGACAGGTGCAATTgtgggtgtctttttttttttaaggtgtacCTGTTGCAGGTTTGAAAAGCTGTTGATGCTCATGGGTTGTTTGTGTGCATGTTCTCTTTAAAAACCAGATGtattcattccctttttttttttttttttttttgagacggagtctcgctctatagcccaggctggagtgcagtggcccgatctcggctcactgcaaactccgcctcctgggttcacgccattcttctgcctcagcctaccgagtagctgggactataggcgcctgccaccgcgcccggctaattttttgtagttttagtagagacggggtttcaccgggttagccaagatggtctcgatctcctgacctcgtgatccgcccgcctcggcctcccaaagtgctgggattgcaggcgtgagccaccgcgcccggccattccCATTGTTATGTATACTTTGCTATTTGCTGCTGGTGAGACAGATAAGGAGTCACGTCTTTAACTGCACTTGAGTTTCCAGTGACCCCATTAAATCCAATGGGTAAATTTTCCCACGCAGATTACTCACCCAGTTTACAGATTAAGCTTTCATATCCTTAGACTGTATCTGAAATTTTCATAGCTTTGCCCACCTTTTAGGGTTCAGAGTTACTACCCATTCAGTGTCGGTGGCCTTTAGCTGTTGGCAAGCTTCCAAGTAAATAGCTCTTTTGCAGAGATCTCTACCCATTCTATTCTTCCACTCCTGGGTAGTGGAGAACCAAAGTTCACCTGAGTAATGCCCGTGCCCAGCACCCAGTTTCCTGCAGGGGTTAGCACGGATATTGGAGGCTCCCCCGATCCCACAGATACTCAGGATGGGTATTGGAGGGGGCTTGGTTTTTAAGAGGACATGTGAAAGTAATTAACCCGATTTACATTTGTATAATGAGTCCAAACACCACCTTGCAAAAGAACTGAGAGTTTAGCCTGCTTAATGGAGTTTCTGCTTTTCACGGTCCTTGGCCTTACCGACGGTTTACAGTCCAGCCAGATTTAGTtcacaaaaaaccaaaaccaggtCGACCTCACTGCAGTATATGATGGCAGCGAGCGTTTTAAAGCGCAGGACCTTTAGTCTCCTCAATAGTTTTGTGTAAAGTTGtccaaaagtgtttttttttaaagtgaggtGATCCAGTCGGTAAACGCTTTGAAAAAGAATAGCTGTCCCCTGAGCGGGCATTAGTCGCGTGTGAGGTCAGGGCCCATCATTGCGCGTGTTGGGAGCGCCGCGCTGGTCTATGAGCGAGCGCCTCGGCTTGTGGCTGGGCCGGGCCGGGGCGGGGCTGTCTTCCCGCGGAGCGTGCTGGGGGCGGGTCGCGCCGGGCCGGGCCGCTAGTGCGCATGGGCGGGCGTCCTCGGCTCTAACTGCCGCCACTTTCCACACGCTGGGAGGGCCGTTACCTCAGAGATACCCGTGGCCGGCATGTTGGTTGAAAAAGCTTCCCGGAAGGGAGacgaagagaaaggagaggagcagCTCGTGATCATCCCCGGTAGCGAGTACGCGGCGAAGTAGGCGGCGGCGGAGGGAGCGCTGATGAAGATGGATGTGTCAGTGAGGGCCGCGGGCTGCTCCGACGACCTCAGCTCTGGGGAGGCCGACGTAGACCCAAAGCTCCTGGAGCTCACCGCTGACGAGGAGAAGTGCCGCAGCATCCGCAGGCAGTACCGGCAGCTCATGTACTGCGTGCGGCAGAACCGGGAGGACATCGTGAGCTCGGCGAACAACTCCTTAACCGAGGCTCTGGAGGAAGCCAACGTCCTCTTTGATGGCGTGAGCCGAACCAGAGAAGCAGCCCTCGACGCCCGGTTTCTTGTTATGGCTTCTGATTTGGGTAAAGAAAAGGCAAAGCAGTTAAACTCAGATATGAACTTCTTTAATCAGTTAGCATTttgtgactttctgtttctgttcgTGGGTCTGAATTGGATGGAAGGCGATCCTGACAAGTTGAGTGATTGTGATGATAGCATAGCTCTTTCCTTCTGGAAGGCAATAGAAAAGGAAGCAACATCCTGGATGGTAAAAGCTGAGacattccattttgtttttggttcattCAAGCTAGAACGTTCTGCACCAAAGCCCCGACTTGAACACCAGAAAAAAGTTCGCAAGATGGAAGAAAATGGCAACATGCCTACAAAGTTGCAGAAGTTGGACCTGAGTAGTTATCCAGAAGCGACAGAAAAAAACGTAGAAAGGATTTTGGGATTGTTGCAAACCTACTTTCGAAAGTATCCTGATACTCCTGTGTCCTATTTTGAGTTTGTGATTGATCCAAACTCTTTTTCTCGTACTGTggagaatatattttatgtttcttttattgtAAGAGATGGTTTTGCAAGAATAAGGCTTGATGAAGACAGGCTGCCAATATTAGAGCCGATGAATGTTAACCAAATGGGTGAGGGAAATGATTCCAGTTGCCATGGCAGGAAACAGGGAGTTATATCTTTGACTTTACAGGAGTGGAAAAACATTGTGGCAGCTTTT
This sequence is a window from Homo sapiens chromosome 12, GRCh38.p14 Primary Assembly. Protein-coding genes within it:
- the EID3 gene encoding EP300-interacting inhibitor of differentiation 3 is translated as MKMDVSVRAAGCSDDLSSGEADVDPKLLELTADEEKCRSIRRQYRQLMYCVRQNREDIVSSANNSLTEALEEANVLFDGVSRTREAALDARFLVMASDLGKEKAKQLNSDMNFFNQLAFCDFLFLFVGLNWMEGDPDKLSDCDDSIALSFWKAIEKEATSWMVKAETFHFVFGSFKLERSAPKPRLEHQKKVRKMEENGNMPTKLQKLDLSSYPEATEKNVERILGLLQTYFRKYPDTPVSYFEFVIDPNSFSRTVENIFYVSFIVRDGFARIRLDEDRLPILEPMNVNQMGEGNDSSCHGRKQGVISLTLQEWKNIVAAFEISEAMITYSSY